The following proteins are co-located in the Paenibacillus sp. FSL H8-0079 genome:
- a CDS encoding glycoside hydrolase family 43 protein: MVLLLAGQSKAMAAFWNLTGDTAVHDPSIIKEGSSWYTFSTGPGIQVLKSDNGSSWYRVPQIFLSKPSWWASAVPGQSGLDVWAPDVEQYNGKVWLYYSISTFGSNRSAIGLASANSIGAGQWKDEGLVLQTTTANNYNAIDPNLVIDASGNPWLAFGSFWSGLKIVKLDKNTMKPTGSITSIAARPNNGGAIEGPSVVYRGGYYYLFASIDSCCQGVNSTYKMVYGRSTSITGPYVDKNGVNMLNGGGTVLDTGNVKWKGPGGQDVYNGNVIARHAYDAEDNGNPKLLINDLLWDANGWPKY; the protein is encoded by the coding sequence ATGGTACTACTGCTTGCAGGTCAGTCAAAAGCTATGGCGGCGTTCTGGAATCTGACCGGTGATACCGCCGTTCATGATCCATCAATCATTAAAGAGGGCAGTTCCTGGTACACCTTCTCAACCGGTCCGGGCATTCAGGTGTTGAAATCGGATAATGGATCGTCCTGGTATCGTGTTCCACAGATCTTCTTAAGTAAACCATCCTGGTGGGCTTCTGCGGTTCCGGGACAAAGCGGATTGGATGTATGGGCACCAGACGTAGAGCAGTACAACGGAAAAGTATGGCTCTATTATTCAATCTCCACCTTTGGTTCCAATCGGTCTGCGATTGGTCTTGCGTCCGCGAACAGTATTGGTGCGGGACAGTGGAAAGACGAAGGGTTAGTACTTCAGACCACGACCGCCAATAATTATAATGCCATTGATCCGAATCTGGTCATTGATGCTTCAGGCAATCCATGGCTGGCCTTTGGTTCTTTCTGGAGCGGTCTGAAGATTGTCAAGCTGGACAAAAACACGATGAAACCGACGGGAAGCATAACTTCCATTGCTGCGCGTCCGAATAACGGGGGTGCTATTGAAGGACCAAGTGTTGTATATCGTGGCGGATACTATTACCTGTTTGCTTCAATCGATTCTTGCTGCCAAGGGGTAAACAGTACCTACAAGATGGTCTATGGGCGTTCGACCAGTATTACAGGCCCTTATGTGGATAAAAACGGAGTGAATATGCTAAATGGCGGCGGAACGGTACTGGATACAGGCAATGTGAAATGGAAAGGTCCAGGTGGTCAGGACGTATATAACGGGAATGTCATTGCACGACACGCCTATGATGCAGAGGATAATGGCAATCCAAAATTGCTGATTAATGACTTGCTGTGGGACGCTAATGGTTGGCCGAAATATTGA
- a CDS encoding sugar ABC transporter substrate-binding protein, with protein sequence MVKKKNWVTFMLLMLVSALVLAGCGGGSSGASGDKELTFMFRGGTDEQKAYQAVVKKFEEDHPGVKVKIIVTAADQYATKLRAAITGNSLPDVFYFNPGDIKAYANSNVLMNLTPYIENNADVDLNNIWKYGVDLYRYDGKMAGQGDLYGMPKDLGPFALGYNKTLFEKEGIPFPDKDKPYTWEEFVKVNQQATKDTNGDGKPDVFGTGFNVQWALQSFVWSNGGDWLDESKTKVTIDDPKFAEALQFFADMQNVYNITPSIEEAQTLDTYQRWMKGEMAFFPVGPWDMSTFETLPFEYDLLPFPAGSTGKSATWIGSLGIGVSAKSKHPEEAAALVNYLTASKESMQLLVDAKVQIPNLLDMADEWAKDTSTKPSNKQEFIDIVEDYGRSLPGNYTYNAEWYDLFFTDIQPVLDGKITAADYVKQQQPKMQKLLDKAVEQEQKSQK encoded by the coding sequence ATGGTAAAGAAAAAGAATTGGGTCACATTTATGCTTCTTATGCTGGTAAGTGCGCTGGTACTTGCGGGCTGCGGAGGAGGAAGCAGCGGTGCGAGTGGGGACAAAGAGTTAACGTTTATGTTCCGCGGGGGCACAGATGAGCAGAAAGCATATCAGGCGGTGGTCAAGAAATTCGAAGAAGATCATCCGGGTGTGAAAGTAAAAATTATTGTAACGGCTGCAGATCAATACGCAACCAAGCTAAGAGCGGCAATTACAGGCAACAGCTTGCCTGACGTATTTTATTTTAATCCAGGCGATATTAAGGCCTATGCGAACAGCAATGTTCTCATGAATCTTACACCTTACATTGAAAATAATGCGGATGTTGATTTGAATAACATCTGGAAATATGGAGTGGATCTATACCGTTATGATGGCAAGATGGCAGGTCAGGGTGATCTCTACGGCATGCCGAAGGACCTCGGGCCATTTGCACTAGGCTACAACAAGACTTTGTTTGAAAAAGAAGGCATTCCATTCCCTGACAAGGATAAACCATATACATGGGAAGAGTTCGTTAAGGTGAATCAGCAAGCGACCAAGGATACCAACGGGGACGGTAAACCGGATGTATTCGGTACAGGCTTTAACGTACAGTGGGCACTGCAATCCTTTGTATGGAGCAATGGTGGGGACTGGCTGGATGAGAGCAAAACGAAGGTGACAATTGATGATCCGAAATTTGCAGAAGCTCTGCAATTCTTCGCGGATATGCAGAATGTATACAACATTACACCTTCCATTGAGGAAGCGCAAACATTGGATACCTACCAACGCTGGATGAAAGGCGAAATGGCCTTCTTCCCTGTAGGTCCTTGGGATATGAGTACATTCGAGACATTGCCTTTCGAGTATGATTTGCTACCTTTCCCTGCGGGATCGACTGGCAAGTCGGCTACGTGGATTGGCTCCCTGGGAATCGGAGTATCTGCGAAATCGAAACATCCGGAAGAAGCGGCAGCATTGGTGAACTACCTAACCGCTTCGAAAGAAAGTATGCAGCTACTGGTAGATGCCAAGGTACAGATTCCGAATCTGCTTGATATGGCAGACGAGTGGGCTAAAGATACATCCACGAAACCATCCAACAAGCAGGAGTTTATTGATATCGTAGAGGATTACGGACGTTCTTTGCCAGGTAACTACACGTACAATGCGGAGTGGTATGACCTCTTCTTCACAGACATCCAGCCGGTATTGGATGGCAAGATTACAGCCGCAGATTATGTGAAGCAGCAACAGCCAAAAATGCAGAAGTTGCTCGACAAAGCGGTTGAACAGGAACAGAAATCTCAGAAATAG
- a CDS encoding sugar ABC transporter permease produces MITKSSLYRKEMLYGYLFILPPILGLLIFVMFPFLYSLYGSFTDWDGLGQMNFIGLANFKDLLTDDLFYKAMFNTFFLMLGIPIGLLLALLLAMGLNRKIPGTTTFRVIYYIPVISSLAAVSIMWNWAYNGDYGLVNQFLGLFGIEGPNWLANKDTVKPALIIMTVWKGLGYTMLLYLAALQSVSRTYYEAAELDGANGFQIFRNITWPMVKPVTFFLVVTNIIGGSQIFTEMNIMTPTGGPEYSSASIVFYIWQKAFSNLQMGYASAMAMILGIFIFVITLVQFKMNEKSAYDGD; encoded by the coding sequence GTGATTACGAAATCGAGTTTGTATCGCAAAGAGATGCTGTACGGATATCTGTTTATTTTACCTCCGATCCTTGGGTTGCTGATCTTTGTCATGTTTCCATTCCTCTACTCCCTCTATGGTTCCTTTACCGACTGGGATGGACTGGGACAGATGAACTTTATCGGATTGGCCAACTTCAAGGACTTGCTCACGGATGACTTATTTTACAAAGCGATGTTTAATACATTCTTCCTGATGCTGGGGATCCCGATTGGCCTTTTGCTGGCATTGTTGCTGGCTATGGGTTTGAATCGTAAAATTCCCGGGACTACGACCTTCCGCGTAATTTACTATATTCCGGTCATCTCCTCTCTGGCTGCAGTGTCCATCATGTGGAACTGGGCGTATAACGGGGATTACGGTCTGGTGAACCAGTTCCTCGGTCTGTTTGGCATTGAGGGTCCCAACTGGCTCGCGAATAAAGACACAGTCAAACCAGCACTGATTATTATGACGGTCTGGAAAGGTTTGGGATACACCATGTTATTGTACCTGGCAGCGCTGCAAAGTGTATCACGTACATATTATGAGGCGGCTGAACTGGATGGAGCCAATGGGTTCCAGATTTTCCGCAATATCACCTGGCCGATGGTGAAGCCTGTTACCTTTTTCCTCGTCGTTACGAATATCATTGGCGGTTCCCAGATCTTTACCGAGATGAACATTATGACGCCTACAGGTGGTCCTGAATATTCATCGGCTTCGATTGTCTTCTACATCTGGCAGAAAGCCTTCAGTAACCTTCAGATGGGTTATGCGTCAGCCATGGCTATGATTCTTGGTATTTTCATTTTTGTCATTACCTTGGTGCAATTCAAAATGAACGAAAAATCAGCCTATGATGGGGATTAA